One genomic window of Daphnia pulex isolate KAP4 chromosome 12, ASM2113471v1 includes the following:
- the LOC124208696 gene encoding calcium-activated chloride channel regulator 1-like isoform X3, which yields MVKASPTTSIMASLDADDWCDGSNHIRWMPTKQNVLCEEQSLWQVMETHPDFRRVPLPATTTTESSSTDVLEEEEKSSPVNWMPSTKATPFFPPEFEYVLPSNGHRYVLVLDRTLSGRRWSLIRRALYRWIHALPSTDDRETHLSVIASSPSVGGSVDSSASNKKNLVVLGWTKVTADNRDGLVGRIPRRSHLSSSSQQQQQQQQQQHHLVSAIQLAHQMLADEKEATCCGGQLILLTGTRVEMDLMMDEDRSQDVTVHTIAFPSRRTTLIDLGSRVVNGLQLAVDDDDDEEEIDQDEPKGHGGLSQSLTQARLAAAFLQILRYDQADTPTQVYEETVTSSSQVQAVQGTFTLDAPLGSNVRVVAHCADEADLDTVEVVSPNGRVYDLPLVSDGMLHIRIPQTDEFGEWSYRLKFAQPVTSSSKPHQVAATVEVTAQPATTTPTQIHDEAITVQAWTNVGRQPVNASQTPILLYAEVKRGLSPVLDAKVTALVYPPRGQDNNGTTTSHHPPAGPFVVQLFDKGTGDPDITRADGIYSAYFTRAVGEPGHYAVTIQVTDNSRRASIPVRKLNPLQETTSSAGVAACCGSSMPYEQTIPVQPFRRIISGPSFVTVDGPSEDDDVYPPGRISDLRVERIVNATNEVELGWTAPGTDYDSGSAAFYQIRCYTDRSALNDSSSAILVHSSLTPQPLPAGTWQKAMVAVPWPNQIFYYAIVAVDFAGLRGKVSNIVPVYIEEPPPPPTTTTTNPTPILTAGEHDSNNMTRPEAASQALTEQQLYAIAGGVAGFILLLVILSIAACLSRRKRSDDRRQEKPSKPSSSTLKIQVEPLKISPTDAQTLHSHHKEQEAAAAAMKSSEESRPVYKIYVNNAYIQEEDGELKIVTPDGRIIQRGSPWFSSANTLPRGRSLTNLEGLEAGTSATDLNHWSLPRAKTSPHRHKVLTNGSIMPNSGSQSVININNPSSSANSGVGGGGGGGCGGGVAIADGTSISSKPSVSSDDTGIEVSDHQTDSRDSADLQMILPPPGFGPIQNHNGYLPMYSNQHLLPPLPPSPGMSSQHPDGRVMRVPSFLDNNNSGDHHHHHHDMSGGSLGWLGEFHDSNFCSQPSSRRPLMIGGSSYGGAGSGSEDRTPQISPPPPSTPTSQSSVVHQPRRKTRHISFV from the exons ATGGTGAAAGCGTCGCCGACAACTTCGATCATGGCGTCTCTCGAC GCGGATGATTGGTGCGATGGATCGAACCATATCCGCTGGATGCCCACCAAGCAGAACGTGCTGTGCGAGGAGCAAAGTCTCTGGCAGGTTATGGAGACCCACCCAGACTTCAGACGGGTACCTCTTCCGGCGACCACTACGACGGAATCTTCATCGACGGATgtgctggaagaagaagagaaatcttCTCCTGTCAACTGGATGCCTTCCACTAAAGCGACGCCTTTTTTCCCGCCGGAATTTGAATACGTTTTGCCGTCAAACGGCCACCGTTACGTCTTGGTTCTCGATCGAACTCTCTCG GGTCGACGATGGAGTTTGATCCGTCGTGCGCTGTACCGTTGGATTCACGCCCTGCCATCGACCGACGACCGTGAAACTCACCTGAGCGTCATCGCTTCATCTCCATCCGTCGGCGGAAGCGTCGATTCATCCGCCAGCAACAAGAAGAATCTGGTCGTCCTTGGATGGACCAAGGTGACGGCGGATAATCGTGACGGCCTGGTCGGCCGCATCCCGCGACGATCTCatctctcatcatcatctcaacaacaacaacagcaacaacagcaacaacatcatctCGTGTCGGCCATCCAGCTGGCTCATCAG ATGTTGGCGGATGAAAAGGAAGCGACTTGTTGCGGGGGCCAGCTGATCCTCTTGACTGGCACTCGAGTCGAAATGGACCTGATGATGGACGAGGACCGATCGCAGGACGTGACGGTCCACACGATCGCCTTCCCCAGCCGGCGGACGACGTTGATCGATTTGGGCAGCCGAGTCGTTAACGGACTCCAATTAGccgtcgatgatgatgacgacgaagaagaaatcgatcaAGATGAACCCAAAGGACATGGGGGTCTCTCCCAATCGCTGACACAGGCCCGTCTGGCCGCCGCTTTCCTACAAATTCTTCGCTACGACCAGGCAGATACGCCGACCCAG gtttacGAAGAAACGGTGACGTCGAGTAGCCAAGTCCAGGCTGTCCAGGGAACTTTCACGCTGGACGCTCCCCTGGGCTCCAACGTCCGCGTGGTGGCCCACTGCGCCGACGAGGCCGACCTGGACACGGTCGAAGTTGTCAGCCCCAACGGACGCGTCTACGATCTCCCGCTCGTCTCTGACGGGATGCTCCACATCCGCATTCCGCAAACCGACGAG tttGGCGAGTGGAGTTACCGGTTGAAATTTGCCCAGCCGGTGACGTCATCATCCAAGCCCCACCAAGTGGCGGCTACTGTTGAAGTGACGGCCCAGccggcgacgacgacgccgacgCAAATTCACGATGAGGCCATCACGGTCCAGGCCTGGACCAACGTTGGCCGCCAACCCGTCAACGCCTCGCAGACGCCCATTTTGCTGTACGCCGAAGTCAAGCGAGGACTCAGTCCCGTCCTAGACGCCAAAGTCACGGCCCTCGTCTACCCGCCCAGGGGCCAGGACAACAATGGAACCACCACCAGCCATCATCCACCAGCTGGACCCTTTGTTGTCCAGCTCTTTGACAAGGGAACTGGAG atCCGGATATTACCAGGGCGGATGGAATTTACTCGGCCTACTTTACACGGGCCGTCGGTGAACCTGGACACTACGCCGTGACCATTCAAGTGACGGACAACTCGAGAAGGGCTTCCATTCCCGTTAGGAAACTTAATCCGCTCCAGGAAACGACGTCTTCCGCCGGAGTAGCAGCTTGTTGCGGAAGTTCCATGCCCTACGAGCAAACCATTCCGGTACAACCCTTCCGGCGGATCATCAGCGGCCCCAGCTTCGTCACGGTCGACGGCCCCAGTGAGGATGACGATGTTTATCCGCCCGGAAGGATTTCGGATTTGCGAGTGGAGCGCATCGTCAACGCCACCAACGAAGTCGAACTCGGATGGACGGCCCCCGGAACGGATTACGATTCCGGATCGGCCGCTTTCTACCAGATCCGCTGCTACACGGATCGCTCGGCCCTCAACGATTCCAGTTCGGCCATTTTGGTCCACTCTTCTTTGACTCCGCAACCGCTTCCAGCCGGAACGTGGCAAAAGGCCATGGTGGCCGTTCCGTGGCCCAATCAAATCTTTTACTACGCCATCGTAGCCGTGGATTTCGCCGGATTGAGAGGCAAAGTGTCCAACATTGTTCCGGTTTACATCGAGGAACCTCCTCCGCCGCCGACGACCACCACGACCAATCCGACGCCGATCCTTACGGCTGGCGAGCACGACAGCAACAACATGACCCGCCCGGAAGCGGCTTCTCAGGCTCTGACGGAGCAGCAACTCTACGCCATCGCCGGCGGAGTGGCTGGATTCATTCTGCTCCTGGTCATTTTGTCCATCGCCGCTTGCCTATCCAGGCGGAAGCGGAGCGACGATCGCCGCCAGGAGAAGCCCAGCAAACCTTCGTCTTCCACGTTGAAGATCCAGGTGGAGCCGCTCAAGATCAGCCCGACGGATGCCCAGACTCTGCACAGTCACCACAAGGAGCAGGAAGCTGCGGCTGCCGCCATGAAATCCAGCGAGGAATCCCGCCCAGTCTACAAGATTTACGTCAACAACGCCTACATCCAGGAGGAGGACGGCGAGCTGAAAATCGTCACTCCGGACGGCCGGATCATCCAGCGGGGCTCCCCTTGGTTCTCCTCGGCCAACACTCTGCCCCGCGGGCGGAGTTTGACCAACCTGGAAGGGCTGGAAGCCGGAACAAGCGCCACGGATCTGAACCACTGGTCGCTGCCGCGGGCCAAAACGTCTCCGCACCGGCACAAGGTCCTGACCAACGGATCCATCATGCCCAACAGCGGCAGCCAGAGCGTCATCAACATCAACAATCCATCGTCGTCGGCCAATTCCGGCGtgggcggtggcggcggcggcggatgcGGCGGAGGGGTGGCCATCGCCGACGGGACTTCCATCTCGTCGAAACCTTCCGTCTCGTCGGACGACACGGGCATCGAAGTCTCTGACCACCAAACGGATTCCAGGGACAGCGCCGACTTGCAGATGATCCTGCCTCCGCCCGGATTCGGTCCCATCCAGAACCACAACGGATACCTTCCCATGTACTCGAACCAACATCTTCTTCCGCCGCTGCCTCCGTCGCCCGGCATGTCGTCCCAGCATCCGGACGGCCGGGTCATGAGAGTTCCGAGCTTCCTGGACAACAACAATTCCGGcgatcaccaccaccaccatcacgaCATGAGCGGCGGATCGTTGGGCTGGCTGGGCGAATTCCACGATTCCAATTTCTGCAGCCAACCGTCTAGCCGCCGGCCTTTGATGATCGGAGGATCTTCTTACGGCGGCGCCGGAAGTGGAAGCGAAGACCGGACGCCTCAAATCAGTCCGCCTCCGCCATCGACTCCGACGTCTCAATCTTCCGTCGTCCACCAGCCCAGGAGGAAGACGAGACACATTTCGTTCGTTTAA